In Bryobacteraceae bacterium, the following proteins share a genomic window:
- a CDS encoding queuosine precursor transporter has translation MQRRFKHLDALIQAFVVILIVSNLVAPKITAWGPFRISGAQLMFPLTYIFGDIFTEVYGYSASRRAIWTGFFASALLAVMGMIVVALPPAPEWHDQEAFAKIFGFVPRIVVASLIAYWCGEFANAFVMAKMKVATGGRHLWMRTIGSTIAGQLVDTIIVMIIVFAGSVSWGAIVKLIYSGYLSKVLYEAAMTPVTYLVVNALKRAEGVEVFDASTDFNPFASEGPLRSPAAAD, from the coding sequence ATGCAGCGGCGGTTCAAGCACCTCGACGCGCTCATCCAGGCGTTTGTCGTCATTCTGATCGTCTCCAACCTCGTCGCTCCGAAGATCACCGCCTGGGGCCCGTTTCGAATCTCCGGCGCGCAGCTGATGTTCCCGCTCACCTACATCTTCGGCGATATTTTCACGGAGGTGTACGGATATTCGGCGTCGCGCCGGGCCATCTGGACGGGGTTCTTCGCCTCAGCCCTTCTGGCCGTGATGGGCATGATCGTCGTGGCGCTGCCGCCGGCGCCGGAGTGGCACGACCAGGAGGCGTTCGCGAAGATTTTCGGCTTTGTTCCGCGGATCGTCGTCGCGAGCCTCATCGCGTACTGGTGCGGTGAGTTCGCCAACGCTTTCGTGATGGCGAAGATGAAAGTGGCCACCGGCGGACGGCACCTGTGGATGCGGACGATCGGCTCCACCATCGCCGGCCAACTCGTCGACACGATCATTGTCATGATCATCGTGTTCGCCGGCTCGGTGTCATGGGGCGCCATCGTGAAGCTGATCTATTCCGGGTATCTCTCGAAAGTGCTTTACGAGGCGGCGATGACGCCGGTGACCTACCTTGTCGTCAACGCCCTCAAGCGCGCCGAGGGAGTTGAGGTCTTCGACGCTTCCACCGACTTCAACCCATTCGCCTCCGAAGGCCCGCTTCGCTCACCGGCCGCCGCCGACTGA
- a CDS encoding glycosyltransferase family 39 protein, which yields MNRSAVWAAVCCAVAAVCAAVRAAGKPFWYDELFTFYVTGLGSFHRMREAVEAGLDLNPPMLYLFTTASRALFGDGLVAVRLPGIVGFAVLTACVYRMASRRMPGAYAVLAAAMVGVTGAFGYAYEARAYGLLLGFAGMTLAFRQSAADGGRGLAGMALSLAGALLTHCYAVLLLPPLYLAEALRTWIVRQFDWRMWAALVAPLAAIVTYLPLLRVNGNAKLAGPIFDPAPLRLVGSYLDLLAPALPAMGLGLAAIALARRVPLPDVRARAAALWARVPADEWVLFAGLAAAPALAYAVSVVAHGGYFTRYGLPAAVAIAAAFPAACFVLAGEWRGAWVLPAFALGWMVWGTAPTDSGTNLLAGWDGASPLVVLDGQTFLEMDHRFEDARARQLVFLLDREAALRFMGTDCYDAPLRVVPKWFPVRGSAVEAASYLPGREHLLVYGLADEKHHWLLARMREEGAAVRVLARGGGRQLVEVTRNQSAAAGERSGPSEANGLKSVEASKTSTPSARLRALTTR from the coding sequence GTGAACCGGAGTGCGGTATGGGCGGCGGTGTGTTGCGCGGTGGCGGCGGTGTGCGCGGCGGTCCGCGCCGCCGGCAAACCCTTCTGGTACGACGAGTTATTCACTTTCTACGTCACCGGGCTGGGAAGCTTCCACCGCATGCGCGAGGCGGTCGAAGCGGGGCTCGATCTCAACCCCCCCATGCTCTACTTGTTCACCACGGCGTCCCGGGCGCTTTTTGGGGACGGCCTCGTGGCCGTCCGGCTGCCGGGGATTGTGGGATTCGCGGTGCTCACCGCGTGCGTGTACCGGATGGCGTCGCGGCGGATGCCTGGGGCATACGCGGTGCTGGCGGCGGCGATGGTGGGCGTGACCGGGGCGTTCGGCTATGCCTACGAGGCCAGGGCCTACGGGCTGCTTCTCGGATTCGCCGGGATGACGCTCGCTTTCCGGCAGTCGGCGGCCGATGGCGGGCGAGGTCTTGCCGGCATGGCGCTATCCCTGGCCGGAGCCCTGCTCACCCATTGCTACGCCGTCCTGCTGCTGCCACCCCTGTATCTGGCCGAGGCGCTGCGGACTTGGATCGTGCGGCAATTTGACTGGCGGATGTGGGCCGCGCTCGTAGCGCCGCTGGCGGCGATCGTGACCTACCTCCCCCTGTTGCGTGTGAACGGGAACGCGAAGCTCGCCGGGCCGATCTTCGATCCCGCACCCCTGCGCCTGGTGGGGTCGTACCTGGATCTGCTGGCGCCGGCGCTTCCCGCGATGGGCCTCGGTCTGGCCGCAATCGCGCTGGCGCGCCGCGTGCCGCTCCCGGATGTTCGGGCGCGGGCGGCTGCGCTGTGGGCGCGCGTACCCGCCGATGAGTGGGTGTTGTTTGCCGGTCTCGCCGCCGCGCCGGCTCTGGCGTACGCGGTGTCCGTGGTGGCGCATGGCGGCTACTTCACTCGTTACGGTCTGCCGGCCGCGGTGGCGATCGCGGCGGCGTTTCCGGCGGCCTGCTTCGTGCTCGCCGGCGAGTGGCGCGGCGCCTGGGTGCTTCCGGCCTTCGCGCTCGGCTGGATGGTTTGGGGCACGGCGCCAACGGACTCCGGGACCAACCTGCTTGCCGGGTGGGACGGTGCGTCGCCCCTCGTGGTGCTCGACGGGCAGACGTTTCTCGAGATGGACCACCGGTTTGAAGATGCCCGCGCGCGGCAGCTCGTGTTCCTGCTCGATCGCGAAGCTGCTCTCCGCTTCATGGGAACCGATTGTTACGACGCTCCGCTCCGGGTGGTCCCGAAATGGTTTCCGGTCCGCGGATCGGCCGTGGAGGCCGCTTCCTACCTGCCCGGACGGGAGCACCTCTTGGTATACGGTCTCGCGGATGAAAAGCACCATTGGCTGCTGGCCCGGATGCGGGAAGAAGGGGCGGCGGTCCGGGTGCTGGCCCGCGGCGGCGGGCGGCAGTTGGTGGAGGTGACGCGGAATCAGTCGGCGGCGGCCGGTGAGCGAAGCGGGCCTTCGGAGGCGAATGGGTTGAAGTCGGTGGAAGCGTCGAAGACCTCAACTCCCTCGGCGCGCTTGAGGGCGTTGACGACAAGGTAG
- a CDS encoding radical SAM protein, whose product MSLFRILQNSIFGKPQTISQGMPPAVPRLAGDTTPALVCKPIFEQLCVLANGDVVCSCADPTGMRVYGNILKDRIADIYNGPKYQEVRRWQLESKPDSWCPVIANPCAGRVTRVTAAETVDRCTVKYLQLEPLTYCNLRCPSCPVTTHFPLDEFAHREDQMLPLEAMLDLIDQLPDLETLLFYNFGEAFLHRDAITFLREIRKRRPDIYIASSTNGLVLTSAQIDAIANEALLNKMVFSIDGASEETYRQYRVGGTFEKAFRNMTAFLEAAGRAGTRPRIETYWQYILFEWNDHDEEIERAQAMARSAGVPLLWVLTHTEGASRRYLPDSKEYEELSTGPGSVQFLTCEVQLSQFWQNSGIADGRYLAKISAGDFAGRSAPGATFEIPVTVENISPEAWFDGNPQGGHLGVMLRTSAGRKIRELPGAPLPASVAQPGSKATVPLNLTLPAEQGRYQVLFDVVESGVCWYFERGSQPLILDVQVQ is encoded by the coding sequence TTGAGCCTGTTCCGCATCCTTCAGAATTCCATCTTCGGAAAGCCCCAAACTATTTCCCAGGGAATGCCGCCGGCGGTGCCGCGCCTGGCCGGAGACACGACACCGGCGCTGGTATGCAAACCCATCTTCGAACAGCTTTGCGTGCTGGCCAACGGCGACGTGGTGTGTTCCTGCGCGGACCCGACCGGCATGCGCGTTTACGGGAACATCCTCAAAGACCGGATCGCCGATATTTACAACGGGCCGAAGTACCAGGAGGTCCGCCGGTGGCAGCTCGAGTCGAAGCCGGACTCGTGGTGCCCGGTGATCGCCAACCCGTGCGCCGGCCGGGTGACTCGGGTAACGGCCGCCGAAACCGTCGACCGGTGCACGGTGAAGTACCTGCAGCTCGAGCCGCTCACCTACTGCAATCTGCGCTGCCCGTCGTGCCCGGTGACGACCCATTTCCCGCTGGACGAGTTCGCGCATCGCGAGGATCAAATGCTGCCGCTCGAGGCGATGCTCGATTTGATCGATCAGCTTCCCGACCTCGAAACCCTCCTTTTCTACAATTTCGGCGAGGCCTTTCTGCATCGGGATGCGATCACGTTTCTGCGCGAGATTCGCAAGCGGCGCCCGGATATATACATCGCGAGTTCGACCAACGGGCTGGTGCTGACATCCGCCCAGATCGACGCCATCGCCAACGAAGCGCTGCTCAACAAGATGGTGTTTTCGATCGATGGAGCGAGCGAGGAGACGTACCGGCAGTATCGGGTGGGCGGGACGTTCGAGAAGGCCTTCCGCAACATGACGGCGTTTCTCGAAGCCGCGGGGCGGGCAGGCACTCGTCCGCGAATCGAGACTTACTGGCAGTACATCCTTTTTGAGTGGAACGACCACGATGAGGAAATCGAGCGGGCTCAGGCGATGGCGCGGTCGGCCGGCGTGCCGCTGCTGTGGGTGCTGACGCACACGGAAGGCGCGTCGAGGCGATATCTACCGGACTCGAAGGAATACGAAGAGCTTTCCACGGGACCGGGATCGGTGCAGTTTCTTACGTGCGAGGTTCAGTTATCGCAGTTCTGGCAGAACTCGGGCATCGCCGACGGCCGTTACCTGGCGAAGATATCTGCCGGCGACTTCGCCGGGAGATCGGCGCCGGGGGCGACTTTCGAAATTCCGGTGACGGTGGAGAATATCTCCCCGGAAGCGTGGTTCGACGGCAATCCGCAGGGCGGGCATCTGGGTGTGATGCTGCGCACTTCGGCGGGCCGGAAGATACGGGAGCTCCCTGGAGCGCCGCTGCCGGCGTCGGTGGCGCAGCCGGGCTCCAAGGCGACCGTGCCGCTGAACCTGACGCTGCCGGCCGAACAGGGACGCTATCAGGTCCTGTTCGACGTCGTCGAGAGCGGAGTGTGCTGGTATTTCGAGCGCGGCTCTCAGCCTTTGATCCTCGACGTCCAGGTTCAGTGA
- a CDS encoding PEP-CTERM sorting domain-containing protein (PEP-CTERM proteins occur, often in large numbers, in the proteomes of bacteria that also encode an exosortase, a predicted intramembrane cysteine proteinase. The presence of a PEP-CTERM domain at a protein's C-terminus predicts cleavage within the sorting domain, followed by covalent anchoring to some some component of the (usually Gram-negative) cell surface. Many PEP-CTERM proteins exhibit an unusual sequence composition that includes large numbers of potential glycosylation sites. Expression of one such protein has been shown restore the ability of a bacterium to form floc, a type of biofilm.), which produces METSAVSFATGGVRLDGIAVHDADGNILPGQLIATPEPHSWIYLLLGLAGLCLRRRIGH; this is translated from the coding sequence ATGGAAACGTCAGCGGTCTCCTTTGCAACCGGCGGAGTCCGCCTCGACGGCATCGCCGTTCACGACGCCGACGGCAACATACTCCCCGGCCAGCTAATCGCCACACCGGAACCGCATTCCTGGATTTACCTGCTCCTCGGCCTCGCAGGGCTATGCCTGCGCCGCCGAATCGGTCACTGA
- a CDS encoding response regulator, translating to MSEPIQILLVEDNEADVVLTRHTLADSKVLHSLHVVGDGEQAMAFLRQHGQYARSPRPDLVLLDLNLPGKDGREVLEEIKSDPALKRIPVVVVTSSPAEEDILRSYDSYANAFVTKPVDLSGVGRIVKSIEEFWFAVVKLPPRE from the coding sequence ATGAGCGAACCGATTCAGATCTTGCTGGTGGAAGACAACGAGGCCGACGTGGTCCTCACGCGCCACACGCTGGCGGACTCGAAAGTGCTCCACAGCTTGCACGTCGTCGGCGATGGCGAACAGGCGATGGCATTTCTGCGCCAGCACGGCCAGTACGCACGCTCCCCGCGCCCGGACCTCGTGCTCCTCGATCTCAACCTTCCCGGAAAAGATGGGCGCGAGGTTCTGGAGGAGATCAAGTCCGATCCGGCCTTGAAGCGAATCCCCGTCGTCGTCGTGACTTCCTCGCCCGCCGAGGAAGACATCCTCCGGAGTTATGACAGTTACGCCAATGCCTTTGTCACCAAGCCCGTCGACCTTTCCGGCGTGGGGCGCATTGTCAAATCGATCGAGGAGTTCTGGTTCGCGGTAGTGAAACTGCCGCCGCGCGAGTAG
- a CDS encoding PAS domain S-box protein, translated as MASGRSLHDLSLGVKVTLGTLGLFLLAVLVQTAVVRRLAWNQEFADATVELAANADLRADLLGREIRRLRDNALFLAGSASVTGLARTVAAGGKDPVDGAPLDSWRQRLAEDFEAVVRFNTHYYQIRFIGRADGGPELVRVERTGLKIEAVPRANLQKKGDRNYFKAALSLNPGEYHVSEVDLNREHGVVAEPRVRTLRVSVPVFVPEGSVAGIVVINMDVGRILDDFEGGLPSGRTTIVLNSEGDFLKHPNQGRAFGFDLGSRHRWQDEVSGTERVSPGLDRFTLDGKSYVGVTREVPPDSLHPHVRLTVISARLLDGIEASVGGVTSGILKSAGLGAVLLSGILYLYLRRAAVPLKELAAVAARAAEGHFDRPAPVHAGGEVGAVARSFAHMQTALEAREEANRKLTRDLAKREQFANLVIDTAPGVMLIVDDAGRIVRTNSQVLRTLGYRPAELAGKPLEILLPDHLRSRHEALRVQFRDSEARRMGEGRELFGRRKDGSEVRVEVGLAPMADADGNCYVIAALSDVTARVEAEQKLRSSQEQFRILVENAADHATFLVDPAGRIASWNLGAQRLYGYHADEIVGKPADRLRASESGSWTSISEAAARDGSAHEEAWRVRKDGNRFYAEVFLHRLYDADGVLTGYAKVTRDITARRETELAILRQAREIRELNANLEHRVEQRTAELARSNRELEAFAYAASHDLQEPLRMVASFTEMLAQAYRGRLDDTADEYIRFAVEGARRMQLLIEDLLNLSRIGRRPPRFEEVDSGDVVRLVLQALGPALSDSGGRVDVAGMPRVWADSSLLAILLQNLVANAIKFKGSAPPEIGISAERGAGEWIFEVRDNGIGIAQQHHERIFGMFKRLHARNRYPGSGIGLAMAKKVAEAHGGRISVESSPGAGAVFRFTIPDRTSAEQETE; from the coding sequence GTGGCCTCTGGGCGGAGCCTCCACGACCTTTCGCTCGGTGTCAAGGTGACGCTGGGTACGCTCGGGTTGTTTCTGCTCGCCGTGCTCGTCCAGACCGCCGTCGTGAGGCGCCTGGCCTGGAATCAGGAATTCGCCGACGCGACCGTGGAATTGGCCGCCAATGCGGACCTGCGGGCGGACCTGCTTGGCCGGGAGATCCGCCGCCTCCGCGACAACGCTTTGTTCCTCGCCGGCTCCGCGTCCGTGACCGGCCTGGCCCGGACGGTGGCGGCCGGCGGGAAGGATCCCGTCGACGGCGCGCCTCTCGATTCCTGGCGCCAGCGCCTCGCCGAGGACTTCGAAGCGGTGGTCCGCTTCAACACGCACTACTACCAGATCCGTTTCATTGGCCGTGCCGATGGCGGGCCCGAACTGGTTCGTGTCGAAAGAACCGGTCTCAAGATCGAAGCCGTCCCCCGCGCGAATTTGCAAAAGAAAGGGGATCGAAACTACTTCAAGGCGGCGTTGTCGCTCAACCCCGGCGAATACCATGTCTCTGAAGTCGACCTGAACCGCGAACACGGCGTCGTGGCGGAGCCGAGGGTGAGAACGCTCCGCGTGTCGGTCCCGGTGTTCGTGCCGGAAGGATCCGTCGCGGGCATCGTGGTGATCAATATGGACGTCGGGCGCATTCTCGACGATTTCGAGGGCGGCCTGCCGTCCGGTCGAACGACCATCGTGCTGAACAGCGAGGGAGATTTTCTCAAGCACCCGAACCAAGGTCGCGCCTTCGGCTTTGATCTCGGCTCCCGGCACCGGTGGCAGGACGAAGTTTCCGGGACGGAGCGAGTGAGCCCCGGCCTCGATCGGTTTACCCTCGACGGGAAGTCATACGTCGGAGTCACCCGGGAGGTCCCGCCGGACTCGCTACATCCCCACGTTCGACTCACCGTGATCAGCGCCCGGCTTCTGGATGGTATCGAAGCCTCCGTTGGCGGAGTCACCTCCGGGATCCTGAAGTCGGCCGGTCTCGGCGCTGTGTTGCTGTCGGGAATCCTGTACCTATACCTCCGGCGCGCGGCGGTGCCGCTCAAGGAACTGGCGGCGGTCGCCGCCAGAGCCGCCGAGGGCCACTTTGACCGGCCGGCGCCCGTGCACGCGGGCGGCGAAGTCGGGGCCGTGGCCCGGAGTTTTGCGCACATGCAAACCGCCCTCGAAGCGCGCGAGGAGGCCAACCGGAAGCTCACCCGGGATCTCGCCAAGCGCGAACAGTTCGCCAATCTCGTCATCGACACCGCGCCCGGAGTGATGCTGATCGTCGACGATGCCGGCCGAATCGTACGGACGAACTCGCAAGTCCTCCGAACGCTCGGGTACCGGCCGGCGGAACTCGCCGGGAAACCCCTCGAGATTCTCCTGCCAGACCATCTGAGGAGCCGCCACGAAGCCCTGCGCGTGCAGTTCCGCGACAGCGAGGCGAGGCGCATGGGTGAGGGGCGTGAGTTGTTCGGCCGCCGCAAGGACGGCAGCGAGGTGCGGGTTGAGGTGGGCCTCGCGCCCATGGCGGACGCCGATGGCAATTGCTACGTCATCGCCGCGCTCTCCGACGTCACCGCGCGCGTCGAGGCCGAGCAGAAACTGCGGAGCAGTCAGGAGCAGTTCCGCATCCTCGTGGAGAACGCGGCGGACCACGCGACCTTCCTCGTCGATCCGGCCGGCCGCATCGCGAGTTGGAACCTCGGGGCGCAACGGCTCTACGGCTACCACGCCGATGAGATCGTCGGAAAGCCGGCGGATCGGCTGCGCGCCTCCGAATCCGGTTCGTGGACTTCGATTTCGGAAGCCGCCGCCCGCGACGGGAGCGCCCACGAGGAAGCCTGGAGAGTCCGTAAGGATGGCAACCGCTTCTATGCTGAGGTTTTCCTCCATCGCCTCTACGACGCCGATGGCGTGTTGACCGGCTATGCGAAAGTAACGCGCGACATCACCGCCCGCCGGGAGACGGAACTGGCGATCCTCCGGCAGGCCCGGGAGATTCGCGAACTCAACGCCAATCTGGAGCATCGCGTCGAGCAGCGCACCGCGGAACTCGCGCGCAGCAACCGGGAGTTGGAGGCCTTCGCCTACGCGGCCTCCCACGATCTCCAGGAGCCCCTCCGGATGGTGGCGAGCTTCACCGAGATGCTGGCGCAAGCCTATCGGGGCCGGTTGGATGACACCGCCGATGAGTACATCCGCTTCGCGGTGGAAGGCGCCCGCCGGATGCAACTCCTCATTGAGGATCTGCTGAACCTGTCGCGCATCGGGCGCCGTCCGCCGCGCTTCGAAGAGGTCGACTCCGGCGACGTCGTCCGCCTTGTGCTACAGGCCTTGGGGCCGGCGCTCTCCGATAGCGGAGGCCGGGTGGACGTAGCCGGCATGCCGCGCGTCTGGGCCGATTCCAGCCTCCTGGCGATCCTGCTGCAGAACCTGGTGGCGAACGCGATCAAGTTCAAAGGCTCGGCTCCGCCGGAGATCGGCATCTCCGCGGAGCGCGGCGCCGGAGAGTGGATCTTCGAGGTGCGCGACAACGGAATTGGCATCGCCCAGCAGCATCACGAGCGCATCTTCGGCATGTTTAAGCGTCTCCACGCGAGAAACCGCTATCCCGGCAGCGGCATCGGGTTGGCGATGGCCAAGAAGGTCGCGGAGGCGCATGGAGGACGCATCTCGGTGGAATCGAGCCCGGGAGCGGGCGCGGTTTTCCGGTTCACGATTCCGGACCGGACAAGCGCGGAACAGGAGACAGAATGA
- the rfbH gene encoding lipopolysaccharide biosynthesis protein RfbH encodes MASAPESGVVALEGSLRDKYRGKPDEIRAQIQALVAEYHRAAFPDRPFEPGRSPVPVAGRVFDQREIGLLVDSALDFWLTAGRFASRFEREFARFMGVRECILVNSGSSANLAALSALTSPSLGDRRLTPGDEVITVAAGFPTTVNPILQNGLVPVFLDVTPGNYNLDAAQLEAALSPRTRAIMAAHTLGNPFDLDAVVDFARRHGLWLIEDCCDAVGSTWKGSPAGSFGDLATTSFYPAHHITMGEGGAVLTPKPALRRLVESFRDWGRDCWCDPGCDNTCGKRFDWQLGGLPHGYDHKYTYSHVGYNLKLTDMQAAVGVAQLEKLPGFIASRKANFGVLREGLAPLADALLLPEATPGSDPSWFGFPIGVRPEAGFQRDALIRRLESKRIATRLLFGGDLTRQPAYVGREFRTIGDLPNTRFVMNNVLWIGVYPGLAPAALDYIVETITSFVRNSP; translated from the coding sequence ATGGCCAGTGCTCCCGAGTCCGGTGTTGTCGCGCTCGAAGGTTCCTTGCGGGATAAATACCGCGGGAAGCCGGATGAGATTCGCGCGCAGATTCAGGCGCTGGTGGCCGAGTATCACCGCGCTGCGTTCCCGGATCGGCCGTTCGAACCGGGGCGCTCGCCCGTTCCCGTGGCGGGCCGGGTCTTCGACCAACGCGAGATCGGCCTGCTGGTGGATTCGGCGCTCGACTTCTGGCTCACGGCGGGGCGGTTCGCGTCGCGATTCGAGCGGGAATTCGCACGCTTCATGGGCGTGCGGGAATGCATCCTCGTGAATTCGGGCTCTTCGGCCAACCTTGCCGCGCTTTCCGCACTGACCTCGCCGTCGCTCGGGGACCGGCGGCTCACGCCCGGCGACGAGGTGATCACGGTGGCCGCGGGCTTCCCCACCACGGTCAATCCGATTCTTCAGAATGGCTTGGTCCCCGTTTTTCTTGACGTCACGCCGGGCAACTACAATCTCGACGCGGCGCAACTCGAAGCGGCTTTGTCTCCCCGCACGCGAGCCATTATGGCGGCCCACACGCTCGGCAATCCGTTCGACCTGGACGCGGTTGTGGATTTCGCCCGCAGGCACGGCCTTTGGTTGATCGAAGATTGTTGCGACGCGGTGGGATCGACGTGGAAGGGCTCGCCGGCCGGCTCGTTCGGCGATCTTGCCACGACGAGTTTCTATCCCGCGCATCACATCACGATGGGCGAAGGCGGCGCCGTGCTGACGCCGAAGCCCGCGCTGCGGAGGCTGGTGGAGTCCTTCCGCGACTGGGGCCGCGATTGCTGGTGCGATCCAGGCTGTGACAATACGTGCGGAAAACGGTTCGACTGGCAGTTGGGCGGCCTCCCGCACGGCTACGACCACAAGTACACGTACTCGCACGTGGGCTACAACTTGAAACTCACCGATATGCAGGCCGCGGTCGGCGTGGCGCAGCTTGAAAAGCTGCCCGGGTTCATCGCCTCGCGCAAGGCGAATTTCGGGGTGCTGCGCGAGGGGCTCGCTCCGCTCGCCGATGCGCTTCTGCTGCCCGAGGCGACGCCCGGCTCCGACCCGAGCTGGTTCGGCTTCCCGATCGGCGTGCGTCCGGAGGCAGGCTTCCAGCGCGACGCGCTCATCCGGCGGCTGGAATCGAAGCGCATCGCCACGCGGCTGCTTTTTGGCGGCGACCTGACAAGGCAGCCGGCATACGTGGGACGGGAGTTCCGGACGATCGGGGACCTTCCGAACACGCGGTTCGTGATGAACAACGTGCTCTGGATCGGGGTGTATCCGGGGTTGGCGCCTGCCGCGCTGGACTACATCGTCGAAACCATCACGTCTTTCGTCCGCAACAGCCCCTAG
- a CDS encoding peptidoglycan-binding protein, which translates to MADQFSGQPKRGDRNKSVRLAQEWLTYHGFATGVDGDFGAGTEFSVTSFQKKKGLAVTGVVDAPTQEALLAPMDAVQAPIAAGSKTLPEVYLAYARQHLRAHPIEIGGANRGPWVRLYMNGRDGAEWLWCAGFVTWVLRQACQTLGVPMPHPYAFSCDTLAITARSKGLLLPVNKTGEIGQVRPGYMVVFRRAPNDWSHIGVVESIEGEAMITIEGNTDHSGSRNGYEVCRQRRRITGRDYLVIN; encoded by the coding sequence ATGGCCGATCAATTCAGCGGGCAGCCGAAGCGCGGCGACCGCAACAAGAGCGTCCGCCTAGCGCAGGAGTGGCTCACCTATCACGGGTTCGCCACCGGCGTGGACGGCGATTTCGGCGCCGGCACTGAGTTTTCGGTAACCTCTTTCCAAAAGAAGAAGGGCCTTGCGGTTACTGGCGTGGTGGACGCGCCGACGCAGGAGGCGTTGCTGGCGCCGATGGATGCCGTCCAGGCGCCGATCGCCGCCGGGTCGAAGACCCTACCCGAGGTCTACCTGGCCTACGCGCGGCAGCACCTACGCGCCCACCCGATCGAGATCGGCGGCGCGAACCGGGGCCCGTGGGTACGGCTCTACATGAACGGCCGCGACGGCGCGGAATGGCTGTGGTGCGCGGGCTTCGTGACTTGGGTGTTGCGGCAGGCCTGCCAGACGCTCGGCGTTCCGATGCCTCACCCGTACGCTTTCAGTTGCGACACGCTTGCCATCACCGCGAGGAGCAAGGGGCTGCTGCTGCCCGTGAACAAGACGGGGGAGATTGGCCAGGTCCGGCCGGGTTATATGGTTGTGTTCCGGAGGGCGCCGAATGACTGGTCGCACATCGGCGTCGTCGAGTCGATCGAAGGCGAGGCCATGATCACGATTGAGGGCAACACAGATCATAGCGGCAGCCGGAACGGGTACGAGGTGTGCCGGCAGAGGCGGCGGATCACTGGACGGGATTATCTGGTGATCAATTGA